The following DNA comes from Pirellulales bacterium.
GTTTACCGGGGACGCGCCGCTGACGCCGAAATTAAATACCGTGGCCACCAAGGGTTCGCCAAAATGCCGCATCCACAAGTGGTTCACGGCCACGCGGGCTGTGAGAGGGTTGTTGCGATCCGCGATCCATCGCGCTAGCGCCAGACGGCGGCCCGTGCTCGTGGCGGGGTACAACTTGTCGAGCGGTGGATAGTCGGAGCGTTTCTCCGCCTCGGCGCGCACGGTCTTGAGCTTCTGGTTGGCGGCAGCCAGTGCTTCTTCAGCCTTCTTGCGGTCCTGTTTTTGCTTCTCGTCGGCCGTCTCGGCTGGCGGCAGCGCATCCACCGCCGCTTCGGCAACGAGCATCGCCTCCTCGGCAGCGCAGATCGTGGCGCAATTCACTGCCGTAACCGCCTCGGCGGCGCGCGCGGGCGCATCGGCCGTTGTCGGCCGTGCATAGCGTGCGTTATCAGCGACGATGCGCGCCTCGAGGCTGGCCAGCTCCGCGGTCGTCGTCGCCAAATGTTTATCGGCCAGCCCGGCCGCGACCTTGGCCGCGGCGAGAGCCTTTTCGGCTTCACGCTGCGTTTCGACCGCAGCCGCAAAGTTCGTGACGGCGACGGCCCCGTTGGCATCGATCGGTGCCGTACACTTTTCCCAATGCGCTTGGGCCGCTGCCAGCTTGGTGGCGGCCTCCGCGGCCGCACTCTTTGCTTTCTCAACGGCCGCCCGCGCTGCCGTGCGCAGCTCGTCGCGCAGGAATCCTCGCAAGCCCGGGTTGAAAGCGCTTGCCGGCAGGTGCACCGGCTCGATCTTGAATTCCGCGTTCCCCAGCGCGACTGGCACGCCCGGCCCGAGCGGATCGTCCTTTTGCGGTTCGCTCTCCTGTCCACGCACGAACAGGAACGTCTGGCGGTCATGATGCGCGTCGTAGACCCTGGCGATGCCGTCGAGTTCCACGTTAGGCTGTGCCGCCAAACGATCGATACGAACATCGTACGGCTCGAAGAAGGCGCGCAATCGATAATAGTCGCGCTGCGCGATCGGATCATACATGTGGTCGTGGCAGCGGGCGCAGTTGAACGTCATTCCCAGGAACGCCTTGCCCATGTGCTCGACGGTATTATCGAGCCACACATTGCGATTGAAGCGATACCAGTTGCGGGCCAGGTATCCGGTCGCCCGCAGGGTTCCGGGATCCTCGGGCGACAATTCATCGCCGGCCAGCATGTCGACGATCATCCGGTCGTAACCGCGGTCGGCATTGAGCGACTCGACGATCCAATCGCGCCACCGCCAGATATGCTGTTGGCTATCGCGTACCTCTTTTCCATAGCCGGCCCAATCGGCGTAGCGCCACACGTCCATCCAGTGCCGGGCCCAGCGCTCGCCATGCTGCGGACGCGCGAGCAAGCCCTCGACGACGCGCTCGAACGCCTCGGGCGACTCGTCGGCCAGAAAGGCGTGCAACTCGGTGCGCGTCGGCGGTAGCCCGATCAAATCTAAATAGACGCGCCGCAGGAGGACCGCTTTATCGGCCGGCCGGCTTGCGCTCAGCCCACGCTCGTCGCGCGCTTTGGCCAGAAACGCGTCAATCGGATTGGTCATCGTGGCTGCGGCGCCGGCGTTGGGCACGGCCGGGCGCTCTGGACGTTGAAAGGCCCAATGTTTGCGCGGGTCGGGCGGAATCGGCTCGCCCGCCGGAGCGTCCGCGCCGCTGTCGATCCAGCGGCGCAGCAGGGTAATCTCGTCCTCGGTGAGCGGTTCGGATTCGGCGGGCATGCGGTTCTCAGCCCGAGTGACCGCCACGATGAGCAGGCTGTCGGCGCTTTTTCCGGGCACAACGACCGGTCCGTCATCCGTGCCTTGTCGAATTAAATCACCCGTGTCGAGTCGCAGGCCGGCTTCTTGCTTCAGCGCGCCATGGCACATCGTGCAATGCCGCAGCAGAAGCGGTTTGATCTGCCGGGTGTAGTCAAGCGGCGCCGCGACATCCGCGGCCTGCGCACGCGTGCAGCAGCAAATGAGCCATCCAGCGATGAAGATGAACAGGTGAGGCCAGGACATCGAGATCCCAGATCGCGTTTGGGAACGTCTGCCAGCAGCGCCAGCAGAACGCAGTGGGTTTCGAGCAGGTCGTGGTGGGTGCATCGGCGGGTTATGCGGAGCGTCGATGTCCGTCGCGATAACAGACACGTGCCGCTAGCTCTCGTTTTTAACAGAACCAGGCCGGGAAGTCACGAAAATCACGTCTCAACAGGCCCTAAGTCGATGGGCCGCAGAGTTCGACGTGGCAACCACTTAGGCCGTCTCGTCGCCACACCCTGTAGCGAGACGTCTTGCCGACACCGCCCTCCGGGTGGAGGCCGCCAAGCGGGGTGCTGGCAGTAATTGACCCCGTTGTTTTCGCTAAGCGGACTAAGGCCCTACAGCCAACGCAACCGATACAGCAGATACAACCGGCAAGGTTTCGCGCGCTTTCGCTGCCTGACAGTGGCTAAGCCGCGCAATGCGATACGGACAACATCGTTGTTGCAATGACCCGCTGGGACGGGAACAAGGGCCGAATGAACGGACGGTATCTCGCAAGCCTGGCAGCGACCTTGGTCGCTAGTCTGTGCGTGGCCGCTGAACCATCGCCCGACGAGGCGCAGGTTCGCCGTCCGTATGTTCATAGCGCGCTTGTGGCGTCATCCCAGCGTGCCAAGAGCGCTCCGTTCTCGGCGAAGCAGCCAGTCGCGACTTGGCAGCAGAAGCCGGGCAAGCGAACGGACATGATGGCTTACGCCGACAGCGAGTCGCTGCCATTTCAAGTGGCGCGTCAGGAACGGCCACAAGCTCCCCAGGACAGCCAGGAGCCCCTTGCCGATCCATTCGCGGAGCCGGCGCCGACGGAAGTCCAACCCACGGAGCCGTCTGCCGAACCACCGATGGAATCGGCTCCCGGGGCAGCTGCGCCGAGCGAACCCCCGGCGGACGTCTTTGAAATGCCGCCTGCGGAAGAGACACCGGGCGTAGCACCGCGCGACACAGCGCCCCTTCGAGAAGCGCCACGACGAGAAGCGCCTCGGCAGGAGAGGCCCTACTACGGCGAGCCGCCCAGCCAGCGCGCGCCTGCGGCCCGTCCTCCGGCGCGTTCCGCTGCGCCGCGCGGCGCTGCGGAGCAGCCGCCTGAATTTGTTCCTGCTCCCGAACCGGAACCGGAGTCGGGTTACGACCAAGGATCGTTCGACGGCTTCGGCATGCCGTTCGGCGAAGACGATTTCGTCGATG
Coding sequences within:
- a CDS encoding PSD1 and planctomycete cytochrome C domain-containing protein, whose amino-acid sequence is MSWPHLFIFIAGWLICCCTRAQAADVAAPLDYTRQIKPLLLRHCTMCHGALKQEAGLRLDTGDLIRQGTDDGPVVVPGKSADSLLIVAVTRAENRMPAESEPLTEDEITLLRRWIDSGADAPAGEPIPPDPRKHWAFQRPERPAVPNAGAAATMTNPIDAFLAKARDERGLSASRPADKAVLLRRVYLDLIGLPPTRTELHAFLADESPEAFERVVEGLLARPQHGERWARHWMDVWRYADWAGYGKEVRDSQQHIWRWRDWIVESLNADRGYDRMIVDMLAGDELSPEDPGTLRATGYLARNWYRFNRNVWLDNTVEHMGKAFLGMTFNCARCHDHMYDPIAQRDYYRLRAFFEPYDVRIDRLAAQPNVELDGIARVYDAHHDRQTFLFVRGQESEPQKDDPLGPGVPVALGNAEFKIEPVHLPASAFNPGLRGFLRDELRTAARAAVEKAKSAAAEAATKLAAAQAHWEKCTAPIDANGAVAVTNFAAAVETQREAEKALAAAKVAAGLADKHLATTTAELASLEARIVADNARYARPTTADAPARAAEAVTAVNCATICAAEEAMLVAEAAVDALPPAETADEKQKQDRKKAEEALAAANQKLKTVRAEAEKRSDYPPLDKLYPATSTGRRLALARWIADRNNPLTARVAVNHLWMRHFGEPLVATVFNFGVSGASPVNAELLDWLAVELMDRGWSMKSLHRLIVTSQAYCMVSTAMRDDSRRTIDPDNRFLWRANPRRMEAETVRDSVLCVAGQLDMTIGGADLAYAQGLTVPRRSLYFQHANEKQMTFLKLFDLASVNECYRRSESIVPQQALALANSPLALEQSRRLAASIWQESNTRPDGADERFVGAAFEQVLSRSPSAEECSLSLEFLARQAARLADKTQLTAFAGGETAAVKPADDPAMRAREDFVHVLLNHNDFVTIR